The Mercurialis annua linkage group LG2, ddMerAnnu1.2, whole genome shotgun sequence genome contains a region encoding:
- the LOC126667990 gene encoding BURP domain-containing protein 9-like isoform X2, whose protein sequence is MSFFASMKFSLLSVFALLCLMLVVSNASMPNDNYLRSKVPNTPMPRKFGNRQQPAEIRGQDAFWDMGFEERKIEYGSDGEQEKSLLNDFQPKPNLFPYFGYHNSRNDEQEKALLNDFQPKPNLFPYIGYHNGRNDEQEKALLNDFQPKPNLFPYFGYHNGRNDEQEKALLNDFQPKPNLFPYFGYHNGRNDEQEKPLLNDFQPKPNLFPYFGYHNGRNDEQEKALLNDFQPKPNLFPYFGYHNGRNDEQEKALLNDFQPKPNIFPYFGYRNGRNDEQEKSFRSDGMDGNSPFIVFFRRNDLKVNNKLPISLPPLNNDHSAKDPPLLPREQAESYPFSSHKFPHILRLFSISPHSPQAKAMEEAITLCEGKSLTGETKLCATSYEAMLDFVGSTFGLDTKRFKAITSSHLTRSKNKVQNYTVVQEPQEILAPKLVGCHPMSYPYTIFYCHSATNTKGFKVSLVGDNGDMIEAIAVCHFDTSEWSRDHPAFRELGAEPGSTDVCHFFPADHMVWFPSDA, encoded by the exons atGAGCTTCTTTGCTTCAATGAAATTTTCTTTGCTTTCCGTATTTGCTTTATTATGT TTAATGTTAGTTGTTAGTAATGCTTCGATGCCTAATGATAACTATCTGCGGTCCAAAGTACCAAACACTCCAATGCCTCGAAAATTTGGAAATCGTCAACAGCCTGCTG AAATCAGGGGTCAGGATGCGTTTTGGGATATGGGATTTGAAGAGAGGAAGATAGAATATGGCAGTGATGGTGAACAAGAAAAGTCACTTCTTAATGATTTTCAGCCGAAACCTAACCTATTTCCTTATTTTGGTTATCATAATAGCCGTAATGATGAACAAGAAAAGGCACTTCTTAACGATTTTCAGCCGAAACCTAACCTATTTCCTTATATTGGTTATCATAATGGCCGTAATGATGAACAAGAAAAGGCACTTCTTAACGATTTTCAGCCGAAACCTAACCTATTTCCTTATTTTGGTTATCATAATGGCCGTAATGATGAACAAGAAAAGGCACTTCTTAACGATTTTCAGCCGAAACCTAACCTATTTCCTTATTTTGGTTATCATAATGGCCGTAATGATGAACAAGAAAAGCCACTTCTTAACGATTTTCAGCCGAAACCTAACCTATTTCCTTATTTTGGTTATCATAATGGCCGTAATGATGAACAAGAAAAGGCACTTCTTAATGATTTTCAGCCGAAACCTAACCTATTTCCTTATTTTGGTTATCATAATGGCCGTAATGATGAACAAGAAAAGGCACTTCTTAATGATTTTCAGCCGAAACCTAACATATTTCCTTATTTTGGTTATCGTAATGGCCGTAATGATGAACAAGAAAAGTCATTTCGAAGCGATGGAATGGATGGTAATTCTccatttattgttttttttagaagGAATGATCTAAAGGTAAATAATAAACTACCCATTAGTCTTCCACCTTTAAATAACGACCATTCAGCCAAAGATCCTCCATTGTTGCCTAGAGAGCAAGCTGAATCCTATCCATTCTCATCCCACAAATTTCCACACATTCTTCGTCTCTTTTCCATCTCGCCTCACTCTCCTCAAGCAAAAGCAATGGAAGAAGCAATCACACTTTGCGAGGGAAAATCGCTGACGGGGGAAACCAAGCTTTGCGCTACTTCTTATGAGGCCATGCTCGATTTTGTCGGTAGCACTTTCGGACTAGACACCAAGAGATTCAAGGCTATTACATCTTCTCATTTGACGAGATCCAAGAACAAAGTGCAGAATTATACAGTAGTTCAAGAACCTCAAGAGATCTTAGCTCCGAAGCTAGTAGGATGCCATCCCATGTCTTATCCTTATACAATCTTTTATTGCCATAGCGCAACGAACACCAAGGGCTTTAAGGTTTCACTGGTTGGGGATAATGGAGACATGATTGAGGCTATTGCGGTGTGCCACTTTGATACTTCCGAATGGAGTCGTGATCATCCTGCTTTTCGCGAGCTTGGTGCTGAGCCTGGCTCGACCGATGTCTGCCATTTCTTTCCAGCTGATCATATGGTCTGGTTTCCATCAGATGCCTAA
- the LOC126667990 gene encoding BURP domain-containing protein 9-like isoform X1, protein MSFFASMKFSLLSVFALLCLMLVVSNASMPNDNYLRSKVPNTPMPRKFGNRQQPAVEIRGQDAFWDMGFEERKIEYGSDGEQEKSLLNDFQPKPNLFPYFGYHNSRNDEQEKALLNDFQPKPNLFPYIGYHNGRNDEQEKALLNDFQPKPNLFPYFGYHNGRNDEQEKALLNDFQPKPNLFPYFGYHNGRNDEQEKPLLNDFQPKPNLFPYFGYHNGRNDEQEKALLNDFQPKPNLFPYFGYHNGRNDEQEKALLNDFQPKPNIFPYFGYRNGRNDEQEKSFRSDGMDGNSPFIVFFRRNDLKVNNKLPISLPPLNNDHSAKDPPLLPREQAESYPFSSHKFPHILRLFSISPHSPQAKAMEEAITLCEGKSLTGETKLCATSYEAMLDFVGSTFGLDTKRFKAITSSHLTRSKNKVQNYTVVQEPQEILAPKLVGCHPMSYPYTIFYCHSATNTKGFKVSLVGDNGDMIEAIAVCHFDTSEWSRDHPAFRELGAEPGSTDVCHFFPADHMVWFPSDA, encoded by the exons atGAGCTTCTTTGCTTCAATGAAATTTTCTTTGCTTTCCGTATTTGCTTTATTATGT TTAATGTTAGTTGTTAGTAATGCTTCGATGCCTAATGATAACTATCTGCGGTCCAAAGTACCAAACACTCCAATGCCTCGAAAATTTGGAAATCGTCAACAGCCTGCTG TAGAAATCAGGGGTCAGGATGCGTTTTGGGATATGGGATTTGAAGAGAGGAAGATAGAATATGGCAGTGATGGTGAACAAGAAAAGTCACTTCTTAATGATTTTCAGCCGAAACCTAACCTATTTCCTTATTTTGGTTATCATAATAGCCGTAATGATGAACAAGAAAAGGCACTTCTTAACGATTTTCAGCCGAAACCTAACCTATTTCCTTATATTGGTTATCATAATGGCCGTAATGATGAACAAGAAAAGGCACTTCTTAACGATTTTCAGCCGAAACCTAACCTATTTCCTTATTTTGGTTATCATAATGGCCGTAATGATGAACAAGAAAAGGCACTTCTTAACGATTTTCAGCCGAAACCTAACCTATTTCCTTATTTTGGTTATCATAATGGCCGTAATGATGAACAAGAAAAGCCACTTCTTAACGATTTTCAGCCGAAACCTAACCTATTTCCTTATTTTGGTTATCATAATGGCCGTAATGATGAACAAGAAAAGGCACTTCTTAATGATTTTCAGCCGAAACCTAACCTATTTCCTTATTTTGGTTATCATAATGGCCGTAATGATGAACAAGAAAAGGCACTTCTTAATGATTTTCAGCCGAAACCTAACATATTTCCTTATTTTGGTTATCGTAATGGCCGTAATGATGAACAAGAAAAGTCATTTCGAAGCGATGGAATGGATGGTAATTCTccatttattgttttttttagaagGAATGATCTAAAGGTAAATAATAAACTACCCATTAGTCTTCCACCTTTAAATAACGACCATTCAGCCAAAGATCCTCCATTGTTGCCTAGAGAGCAAGCTGAATCCTATCCATTCTCATCCCACAAATTTCCACACATTCTTCGTCTCTTTTCCATCTCGCCTCACTCTCCTCAAGCAAAAGCAATGGAAGAAGCAATCACACTTTGCGAGGGAAAATCGCTGACGGGGGAAACCAAGCTTTGCGCTACTTCTTATGAGGCCATGCTCGATTTTGTCGGTAGCACTTTCGGACTAGACACCAAGAGATTCAAGGCTATTACATCTTCTCATTTGACGAGATCCAAGAACAAAGTGCAGAATTATACAGTAGTTCAAGAACCTCAAGAGATCTTAGCTCCGAAGCTAGTAGGATGCCATCCCATGTCTTATCCTTATACAATCTTTTATTGCCATAGCGCAACGAACACCAAGGGCTTTAAGGTTTCACTGGTTGGGGATAATGGAGACATGATTGAGGCTATTGCGGTGTGCCACTTTGATACTTCCGAATGGAGTCGTGATCATCCTGCTTTTCGCGAGCTTGGTGCTGAGCCTGGCTCGACCGATGTCTGCCATTTCTTTCCAGCTGATCATATGGTCTGGTTTCCATCAGATGCCTAA
- the LOC126668680 gene encoding uncharacterized protein LOC126668680: protein MKRCIHDGIPTGSALHHRLQLPPDCKWCGEQETVLHLLFLCPFTRHIWFQCPLNFRSTWGTHTSFAQHWKATISQLKEIGSSSQDISLYCFTLWHIWKTRNNLIFREEEPTIEDTIRYIITDANEFEQSQIKHHSVPRRNQTFQSPQSTANIIPSGFMKLNYDAAVDIQKKRGFVGIIAKDDHSIQREKISAQFRFIWDPGILKMLALREAMNWAISQHWKKVIFEGDALQVSNIINSRQCSNAALQGICEDIWYLQNSFITTSIQYIPRTQNSEAHNWVQAVKHGIL, encoded by the coding sequence ATGAAGCGATGCATCCATGACGGCATTCCCACAGGATCAGCACTACATCATAGATTACAGTTACCTCCAGATTGCAAATGGTGTGGAGAGCAGGAAACAGTTCTACATCTTCTTTTCTTATGCCCCTTTACAAGACATATTTGGTTTCAATGCCCTCTGAATTTCAGGTCAACATGGGGAACACATACAAGTTTTGCACAGCATTGGAAAGCAACGATATCACAATTAAAAGAGATTGGCTCCAGCTCTCAAGATATCTCTTTGTACTGCTTCACCTTGTGGCACATTTGGAAAACAAGAAACAATCTCATCTTTAGGGAAGAAGAACCAACAATTGAAGACACAATACGATACATCATAACGGACGCAAATGAATTCGAGCAGTCCCAGATTAAACATCACAGTGTACCTCGACGGAATCAAACCTTCCAGTCACCACAGTCTACTGCCAATATCATACCTTCAGGCTTCATGAAGTTGAACTATGATGCAGCGGTTGACATCCAGAAGAAACGAGGATTTGTTGGAATAATAGCTAAAGATGACCATTCCATCCAAAGAGAAAAAATTTCGGCGCAATTCAGATTTATCTGGGATCCGGGGATTTTGAAAATGCTAGCACTTCGGGAAGCGATGAATTGGGCCATTTCACAACATTGGAAGAAAGTTATTTTTGAAGGTGATGCTCTTCAAGTATCCAACATCATCAACTCGAGGCAGTGTTCTAATGCGGCCTTACAGGGTATTTGTGAAGACATTTGGTATCTACAAAATTCCTTCATTACAACTTCAATCCAATATATCCCTCGTACCCAAAATTCAGAAGCACACAACTGGGTACAAGCAGTGAAACATGGTATCCTTTAA